The proteins below are encoded in one region of Rana temporaria chromosome 2, aRanTem1.1, whole genome shotgun sequence:
- the ATP5MC2 gene encoding ATP synthase F(0) complex subunit C2, mitochondrial, whose translation MYACAKLMSNPILMRNGACLLSRPLSSSLLSRPVFRTEQSQEVALVPSRGVQTSAVCRDIDTAAKFIGAGAATVGVAGSGAGIGTVFGSLIIGYARNPSLKQQLFSYAILGFALSEAMGLFCLMVAFLILFAM comes from the exons ATGTACGCCTGCGCCAAACTTATGTCCAACCCAATTTTG ATGAGGAATGGTGCTTGTCTTCTTTCCCGACCACTTTCCAGTAGCCTGCTGAGCCGCCCTGTATTCAGGACAGAGCAG TCACAGGAGGTGGCACTGGTTCCATCACGAGGGGTTCAGACCAGTGCAGTGTGCCGAGACATTGATACTGCTGCTAAATTCATTGGCGCTGGAGCTGCCACTGTAGGTGTGGCTGGTTCTGGAGCTGGTATTGGTACAGTATTTGGAAGTCTCATTATTGGATATGCCAG GAATCCATCCCTTAAACAGCAGCTATTCTCCTATGCCATCCTGGGTTTTGCCCTTTCTGAAGCTATGGGTCTGTTCTGTCTCATGGTTGCTTTCCTCATCCTGTTCGCCATGTGA